In a genomic window of Burkholderiales bacterium:
- a CDS encoding DUF2007 domain-containing protein, which produces MVKVYSAPTLPDAHLIAALLAQEGIEARVFNENAQGGLGEIPFMHAWPEVWVVEERDAERARKVIRSLEHADTRRQVVCGACGESSPSTFQLCWNCGAQI; this is translated from the coding sequence ATGGTCAAAGTCTATTCGGCGCCCACGCTGCCTGACGCCCACCTGATCGCTGCACTGCTCGCCCAGGAAGGCATCGAGGCACGGGTGTTCAACGAGAACGCGCAGGGCGGGCTGGGGGAGATTCCGTTCATGCACGCCTGGCCGGAGGTATGGGTGGTCGAAGAACGCGATGCCGAACGTGCGCGGAAGGTGATCCGCTCCCTGGAGCATGCCGACACCCGCAGGCAAGTGGTCTGTGGCGCGTGCGGAGAATCGAGTCCGTCGACCTTCCAGCTGTGCTGGAACTGCGGTGCGCAGATTTGA